The following coding sequences are from one Lolium rigidum isolate FL_2022 chromosome 6, APGP_CSIRO_Lrig_0.1, whole genome shotgun sequence window:
- the LOC124666411 gene encoding protein FAR1-RELATED SEQUENCE 5-like isoform X1, giving the protein MVFENEEKAYKYYVSYAGDVGFSVRRGLWDKTAKSGTRSRFYVCSREGFRSKNQARRPGPETRTGCPARLSVKVTSSGKYRVTEFVQDHNHQLAGPFDIGMLKSQRVFSKAQSENENAINIPPGYKNYLRTKSTKDMDPGDFRALTDYFRSMKSENPSFYYAIQVDESDKAANVFWADARSILDYHYFSDVICFDMTYKVNDYSRPLALFVGMNHHRQMVIFGAAFLYDETAASFKWLLETFKSAMCGKQPKTILTDRSANLKEALGLTWPGTAHSSCVWQIYQNAVKSLAHAFSISEEFTHDFSHCVLDIEDEQEFLDTWNMIIEKYNLKQNKFLNELYGDRENWALPYVRHTFFGDIKNMLRAETFGIWIKEYLGCEKELSPFLKYFGSSFEKRRQEEIQADYQASQGAPRAPVPLLWQAANWYTPINFELFRKEYEQCMDCMVYGCGEFGSLSKYMVTAKSKTKELLVQFDSSDATAACTCKKFETAGILCCHILKVYELRNVKEIPPQYFLKRWSKDAKLGIIGEINRFNFGSDTRSSVPERYAALCRLFYKISTKAAANNEAFALVASQSDQLIEGVERTLQSTLANKSSIVHSIRAQLTHMDQNDYPLGNSNEAQKSIGKKKSEVARRGNGLETNKRQKRRKGPCDEAAAGPRDGELTITPDSMQTVPRTATDQFLPDQLMHGHYVLGHNFSLSTSHNLHDDLNQFGQASTVPTLQQQPFPGNGQLTQAYPGDMHVLQFMGTNPQIDLENGDQGESSIPVWDFL; this is encoded by the exons ATGGTTTTCGAGAATGAAGAGAAAGCATACAAGTATTATGTTAGTTACGCAGGAGATGTGGGATTTAGTGTTCGAAGAGGATTGTGGGATAAAACAGCGAAAAGTGGCACCAGATCAAGGTTTTATGTCTGTTCCAGAGAGGGCTTTCGCTCAAAGAATCAGGCCAGGAGACCGGGCCCAGAGACGAGGACGGGTTGCCCTGCACGGTTATCTGTCAAAGTAACATCCAGTGGAAAATACCGAGTGACTGAGTTCGTTCAGGATCACAATCACCAGCTTGCCGGTCCATTTGATATTGGGATGCTCAAGTCGCAAAGAGTGTTTTCCAAGGCTCAATCTGAAAATGAAAATGCCATCAACATCCCTCCAGGCTACAAGAATTACCTTCGGACCAAGTCTACGAAAGATATGGACCCAGGGGATTTCAGAGCTCTTACGGATTATTTTCGAAGTATGAAGAGTGAGAATCCATCTTTTTACTATGCCATCCAGGTGGATGAAAGTGACAAAGCTGCTAATGTCTTCTGGGCTGATGCAAGATCAATCTTGGACTATCATTATTTCAGTGATGTGATCTGCTTTGACATGACCTACAAAGTGAATGACTACAGCAGGCCACTAGCTTTATTTGTAGGTATGAACCATCACAGGCAAATGGTCATATTTGGTGCTGCTTTCCTGTATGATGAAACCGCTGCATCGTTCAAGTGGCTTCTTGAGACCTTTAAGAGTGCCATGTGTGGGAAACAGCCGAAGACAATTTTGACAGATCGATCTGCTAATTTGAAGGAAGCACTAGGTCTCACTTGGCCTGGTACAGCTCACAGTTCTTGTGTGTGGCAAATATACCAGAACGCAGTTAAGTCCTTAGCACATGCTTTCAGTATTTCAGAAGAATTCACACATGATTTTAGCCACTGTGTACTTGACATCGAGGATGAGCAAGAATTCCTTGACACATGGAATATGATAATCGAGAAATACAACCTTAAACAAAACAAATTTTTAAATGAGCTTTATGGAGATCGAGAAAATTGGGCCTTGCCATATGTCCGGCATACATTCTTCGGGGACATTAAAAACATGCTACGAGCAGAAACCTTTGGCATCTGGATCAAAGAATACTTGGGTTGCGAGAAAGAGCTATCCCCTTTCTTGAAGTATTTTGGAAGTTCATTTGAGAAGAGGAGGCAAGAAGAGATACAAGCTGATTACCAAGCCAGTCAAGGGGCACCAAGAGCACCTGTGCCACTGCTCTGGCAGGCTGCAAATTGGTATACACCAATAAACTTTGAGTTATTTAGGAAAGAGTATGAACAATGCATGGACTGTATGGTTTACGGTTGTGGTGAGTTTGGCTCTCTTTCTAAGTATATGGTTACAGCTAAAAGCAAAACTAAAGAACTACTTGTGCAGTTCGACTCATCAGATGCCACAGCTGCATGTACTTGTAAAAAATTTGAAACTGCTGGAATTTTATGCTGCCATATACTAAAGGTATATGAATTGAGGAATGTTAAAGAGATCCCCCCACAATATTTTCTTAAGAGATGGAGTAAAGATGCAAAGTTGGGTATTATTGGTGAAATCAATCGATTTAATTTTGGCAGTGATACAAGATCTTCTGTTCCAGAGCGTTATGCAGCTCTTTGTCGTTTGTTCTATAAGATTTCTACTAAGGCTGCCGCAAACAACGAGGCATTTGCACTGGTGGCAAGCCAGTCGGATCAACTTATAGAAGGAGTTGAACGTACTTTGCAATCTACACTGGCTAATAAATCATCTATTGTCCATTCCATTAGGGCTCAGTTAACTCATATGGATCAGAATGATTATCCTCTTGGTAATAGCAATGAAGCTCAGAAATCTATCGGAAAGAAGAAGAGTGAAGTTGCTCGTCGTGGAAATGGTCTAGAGACCAATAAAAGGCAGAAACGAAGAAAAG GCCCTTGTGATGAAGCAGCGGCTGGACCAAGGGATGGGGAACTGACCATTACACCTGACAGTATGCAAACAGTGCCAAGGACTGCTACGGATCAGTTCCTCCCAGATCAACTAATGCAT GGACATTATGTGCTTGGCCACAACTTTAGTCTTAGTACCTCACACAACCTTCATGACGATTTGAACCAGTTTGGTCAG GCTTCCACAGTTCCTACCCTGCAACAGCAGCCATTTCCCGGGAATGGTCAACTAACTCAA GCCTATCCCGGTGACATGCATGTGTTGCAATTTATGGGGACGAATCCCCAAATCGACCTTGAGAACGGCGATCAGGGTGAATCATCAATACCAGTGTGGGATTTTCTCTGA
- the LOC124666411 gene encoding protein FAR1-RELATED SEQUENCE 5-like isoform X2 has protein sequence MVFENEEKAYKYYVSYAGDVGFSVRRGLWDKTAKSGTRSRFYVCSREGFRSKNQARRPGPETRTGCPARLSVKVTSSGKYRVTEFVQDHNHQLAGPFDIGMLKSQRVFSKAQSENENAINIPPGYKNYLRTKSTKDMDPGDFRALTDYFRSMKSENPSFYYAIQVDESDKAANVFWADARSILDYHYFSDVICFDMTYKVNDYSRPLALFVGMNHHRQMVIFGAAFLYDETAASFKWLLETFKSAMCGKQPKTILTDRSANLKEALGLTWPGTAHSSCVWQIYQNAVKSLAHAFSISEEFTHDFSHCVLDIEDEQEFLDTWNMIIEKYNLKQNKFLNELYGDRENWALPYVRHTFFGDIKNMLRAETFGIWIKEYLGCEKELSPFLKYFGSSFEKRRQEEIQADYQASQGAPRAPVPLLWQAANWYTPINFELFRKEYEQCMDCMVYGCGEFGSLSKYMVTAKSKTKELLVQFDSSDATAACTCKKFETAGILCCHILKVYELRNVKEIPPQYFLKRWSKDAKLGIIGEINRFNFGSDTRSSVPERYAALCRLFYKISTKAAANNEAFALVASQSDQLIEGVERTLQSTLANKSSIVHSIRAQLTHMDQNDYPLGNSNEAQKSIGKKKSEVARRGNGLETNKRQKRRKGPCDEAAAGPRDGELTITPDSMQTVPRTATDQFLPDQLMHGHYVLGHNFSLSTSHNLHDDLNQFGQVLVACRLPQFLPCNSSHFPGMVN, from the exons ATGGTTTTCGAGAATGAAGAGAAAGCATACAAGTATTATGTTAGTTACGCAGGAGATGTGGGATTTAGTGTTCGAAGAGGATTGTGGGATAAAACAGCGAAAAGTGGCACCAGATCAAGGTTTTATGTCTGTTCCAGAGAGGGCTTTCGCTCAAAGAATCAGGCCAGGAGACCGGGCCCAGAGACGAGGACGGGTTGCCCTGCACGGTTATCTGTCAAAGTAACATCCAGTGGAAAATACCGAGTGACTGAGTTCGTTCAGGATCACAATCACCAGCTTGCCGGTCCATTTGATATTGGGATGCTCAAGTCGCAAAGAGTGTTTTCCAAGGCTCAATCTGAAAATGAAAATGCCATCAACATCCCTCCAGGCTACAAGAATTACCTTCGGACCAAGTCTACGAAAGATATGGACCCAGGGGATTTCAGAGCTCTTACGGATTATTTTCGAAGTATGAAGAGTGAGAATCCATCTTTTTACTATGCCATCCAGGTGGATGAAAGTGACAAAGCTGCTAATGTCTTCTGGGCTGATGCAAGATCAATCTTGGACTATCATTATTTCAGTGATGTGATCTGCTTTGACATGACCTACAAAGTGAATGACTACAGCAGGCCACTAGCTTTATTTGTAGGTATGAACCATCACAGGCAAATGGTCATATTTGGTGCTGCTTTCCTGTATGATGAAACCGCTGCATCGTTCAAGTGGCTTCTTGAGACCTTTAAGAGTGCCATGTGTGGGAAACAGCCGAAGACAATTTTGACAGATCGATCTGCTAATTTGAAGGAAGCACTAGGTCTCACTTGGCCTGGTACAGCTCACAGTTCTTGTGTGTGGCAAATATACCAGAACGCAGTTAAGTCCTTAGCACATGCTTTCAGTATTTCAGAAGAATTCACACATGATTTTAGCCACTGTGTACTTGACATCGAGGATGAGCAAGAATTCCTTGACACATGGAATATGATAATCGAGAAATACAACCTTAAACAAAACAAATTTTTAAATGAGCTTTATGGAGATCGAGAAAATTGGGCCTTGCCATATGTCCGGCATACATTCTTCGGGGACATTAAAAACATGCTACGAGCAGAAACCTTTGGCATCTGGATCAAAGAATACTTGGGTTGCGAGAAAGAGCTATCCCCTTTCTTGAAGTATTTTGGAAGTTCATTTGAGAAGAGGAGGCAAGAAGAGATACAAGCTGATTACCAAGCCAGTCAAGGGGCACCAAGAGCACCTGTGCCACTGCTCTGGCAGGCTGCAAATTGGTATACACCAATAAACTTTGAGTTATTTAGGAAAGAGTATGAACAATGCATGGACTGTATGGTTTACGGTTGTGGTGAGTTTGGCTCTCTTTCTAAGTATATGGTTACAGCTAAAAGCAAAACTAAAGAACTACTTGTGCAGTTCGACTCATCAGATGCCACAGCTGCATGTACTTGTAAAAAATTTGAAACTGCTGGAATTTTATGCTGCCATATACTAAAGGTATATGAATTGAGGAATGTTAAAGAGATCCCCCCACAATATTTTCTTAAGAGATGGAGTAAAGATGCAAAGTTGGGTATTATTGGTGAAATCAATCGATTTAATTTTGGCAGTGATACAAGATCTTCTGTTCCAGAGCGTTATGCAGCTCTTTGTCGTTTGTTCTATAAGATTTCTACTAAGGCTGCCGCAAACAACGAGGCATTTGCACTGGTGGCAAGCCAGTCGGATCAACTTATAGAAGGAGTTGAACGTACTTTGCAATCTACACTGGCTAATAAATCATCTATTGTCCATTCCATTAGGGCTCAGTTAACTCATATGGATCAGAATGATTATCCTCTTGGTAATAGCAATGAAGCTCAGAAATCTATCGGAAAGAAGAAGAGTGAAGTTGCTCGTCGTGGAAATGGTCTAGAGACCAATAAAAGGCAGAAACGAAGAAAAG GCCCTTGTGATGAAGCAGCGGCTGGACCAAGGGATGGGGAACTGACCATTACACCTGACAGTATGCAAACAGTGCCAAGGACTGCTACGGATCAGTTCCTCCCAGATCAACTAATGCAT GGACATTATGTGCTTGGCCACAACTTTAGTCTTAGTACCTCACACAACCTTCATGACGATTTGAACCAGTTTGGTCAG GTTCTTGTGGCATGCAGGCTTCCACAGTTCCTACCCTGCAACAGCAGCCATTTCCCGGGAATGGTCAACTAA
- the LOC124662106 gene encoding increased DNA methylation 1-like, with amino-acid sequence MAPPFSSSWIPAPSTGTGPRAVVDEQSNVNSTQRSPTGTTVGNVESNAGGSHYNPRGTSNGRVVLVTIQSHADRSNSNHKGTAADRRRASSRSLQITSVNVSGEPAGTHPGAQENNQLKHVFPATPQSVVRERKRTASRLAALPASTTTNSAATRRNNNSNTVAAARAKKHTVLTWLIDAGVLKEKEKLLYMPESELAAAGNNSNGGAAKGITGTVTRAGIHCSCCDTTMPLPAFTSHASPDAKTSQSAWERVRLMSRKPLLRCVQEAWERERMRKFSAEEKAKAALEQAAPEGINGEVDGDQSDDACAVCADGGQLLCCDSCPSTFHPECLGVQVPEGSWICHYCRCFLCLASDGGLATCQQCARKYHEHCRPSLLAGDMIGSYCSETCNKMAARLSEMVGATNAAGGDGFSWSLLKIHKGSAADCSATVMECNAKLAVALGVLGECFNPVKDRLTGINMLRQAVYSLGSEFKRLSLEGFYTMALEKDAEIVSVALLRFHGSKLAEMPFAGTLPHYQKQGLMRRLVNAVEQVLAWLQVETLVIPAVPEVADTWKRSFGFAPVEPRLREHAKRLSMVVVNGTTPLQKTIVLAAAPPGQPRGEESRAAPAAPPLSEDELAFLEMSWPACSFTDLVAGIACSPQPFSADPLAAAVRGGGGAILERSDQRFSGEAAGMQLGRQLQKHQQMNDRAC; translated from the exons ATGGCGCCACCTTTCTCTTCTTCATGGATACCGGCACCTAGCACAGGGACGGGGCCTCGTGCTGTCGTGGACGAACAAAGCAACGTCAACAGCACCCAACGTAGTCCCACGGGCACCACTGTCGGCAACGTAGAAAGCAACGCCGGCGGCAGCCACTACAATCCCAGGGGCACCAGCAACGGCCGTGTCGTCCTCGTAACAATACAAAGCCACGCCGACCGAAGCAACAGTAATCACAAAGGCACCGCCGCTGACCGCCGCAGGGCAAGCTCGAGGTCACTCCAGATCACCTCTGTCAACGTGTCGGGCGAACCTGCGGGTACGCACCCTGGCGCCCAAGAAAACAACCAGCTGAAGCATGTGTTCCCCGCAACGCCGCAGAGCGTAGtacgggagaggaagaggacgGCCTCCCGCTTGGCGGCCTTGCCGGCATCGACGACAACAAACAGCGCCGCTACCAGGCGCAATAACAACAGCAACACGGTGGCGGCAGCACGAGCAAAGAAGCACACCGTCCTGACATGGCTGATCGACGCCGGGGTGCTCAAGGAGAAAGAGAAGCTCCTCTACATGCCTGAGTCAGAGCTCGCGGCGGCCGGCAATAACAGCAACGGCGGCGCCGCAAAGGGCATCACCGGCACAGTCACCAGGGCCGGCATCCATTGCAGCTGCTGTGACACCACCATGCCCCTCCCGGCGTTCACCTCCCACGCCAGCCCCGACGCCAAGACCTCGCAGTCGGCGTGGGAGCGTGTCCGTCTCATGTCTCGCAAGCCGCTGCTGCGGTGTGTGCAGGAGGCGTGGGAGCGGGAGCGCATGAGGAAGTTCAGCGCGGAGGAGAAGGCGAAGGCGGCGCTGGAGCAGGCCGCTCCCGAGGGCATCAATGGTGAGGTCGACGGGGACCAGAGCGACGACGCGTGCGCCGTGTGCGCGGACGGTGGGCAGCTTCTATGCTGCGACAGCTGCCCGTCGACGTTCCACCCGGAGTGCCTCGGCGTGCAGGTCCCCGAGGGCTCCTGGATCTGCCACTACTGCCGGTGCTTCCTGTGCCTCGCCAGCGACGGCGGCCTGGCCACGTGCCAGCAGTGCGCTCGCAAAT ATCACGAACACTGCCGTCCGTCGCTGTTGGCCGGGGATATGATCGGCTCCTACTGTAGCGAAACCTGCAACAAG ATGGCTGCGAGGCTGTCGGAGATGGTGGGAGCCACGAACGCGGCCGGCGGAGATGGCTTCTCCTGGTCCCTGCTGAAGATCCACAAGGGCTCTGCAGCAGACTGCTCGGCCACCGTCATGGAGTGCAATGCAAAGCTGGCGGTGGCATTGGGCGTGCTTGGCGAATGCTTCAACCCTGTGAAGGACCGGCTGACCGGCATCAACATGCTCCGCCAGGCCGTCTACAGCCTCGG ATCGGAGTTCAAGCGGCTGAGCCTTGAAGGGTTCTACACCATGGCCCTGGAGAAGGACGCGGAGATCGTCTCGGTCGCGTTGCTAAG GTTCCATGGCAGCAAGCTGGCGGAGATGCCGTTCGCGGGCACGCTGCCGCACTACCAGAAGCAGGGGCTGATGCGCCGCCTCGTCAACGCCGTGGAGCAG GTGCTGGCGTGGTTGCAGGTGGAGACGCTGGTGATCCCGGCGGTGCCGGAGGTGGCGGACACGTGGAAGCGGTCCTTCGGTTTCGCGCCCGTGGAGCCGCGTCTGAGGGAGCACGCCAAGCGGCTCAGCATGGTGGTCGTCAACGGTACCACCCCGCTCCAGAAAACcatcgtcctcgccgccgccccaCCAGGACAGCCACGCGGCGAGGAGAGCCGGGCTGCACCAGCGGCGCCGCCGTTGAGCGAGGACGAGCTGGCGTTCCTGGAAATGAGCTGGCCGGCGTGCAGCTTCACTGACCTCGTCGCCGGGATCGCGTGCTCCCCGCAGCCCTTCAGCGCTGACCCATTGGCCGCCGCCGTCAGGGGTGGTGGGGGCGCTATCCTGGAGAGGAGCGACCAAAGGTTTAGCGGCGAGGCGGCGGGCATGCAGCTCGGGCGGCAGCTGCAGAAACATCAACAAATGAATGATCGTGCGTGCTGA